The DNA sequence AAAAGATCATGTAGTGACGACGTTTGGAGGAAAGGTACAAGCTGAGCACATTATTATCTGCACCGACCGATTTGCGCGTTCGCTTCCCGCTTTAAAAAACAATTTGTATCATGTGCAAACAAATCTTATGATTTCGGCGCCGCTTTCTGATACCGATATACAGAAAATTTTTCCTGATAAGCTCTGCATGGTGTGGGATACAGATTTGGTCTACCATTATTATAGGATTACGGGCGAAAACAGATTACTTCTTGGCGGAGCTCGGCTGATTGATACCTATGCAAAAAAAGAAACGCATAATAATATGAGCACAGCAGCTTTGCTTGAAAATTATTTTGAAAAAAAATATCCCCATTTTCCAGTTTCATTTGAATATATGTGGCCAGGCTTAATAGGCGTCAGCAAAGATTTGTTTCCGCTTGCCGGAAGAGACCAAACTATGAAATCGGTCTATTATATTGCAGCCGCTACCGGATTGCCTTGGGCAGCTGCACTTGGAGCATATAGCGCCGATTGCATGCTGGATAATAACGCAGAATTTGATCCATATTTTTCGCCAGATCGTTCGTTTACGCTCGGACCACTAGCAAATCATCTGCTTGGAACGCGATTAACTTTTGCATTGTCAAATTTCTTGACCGTAGGAAGCGTATAATCGTTCGATACAATTTTTAACTGTGTAAAAAATCACTCACGATGATTGGAGGACTATAGATACAAATGTTTAACAGTCTTGATAAATCGTCTTTAGCCCTAATCTCGAATTCTAGTTTCACTTCAGAACCACGCAAGGTAAGGGGAAAAATTGTGTATAAAACCA is a window from the Candidatus Babeliales bacterium genome containing:
- a CDS encoding FAD-binding oxidoreductase, whose protein sequence is MNYPNLLPYDQVFWYLEKNEVRPLKESIKTDVVIIGGGMAGLSAAQAFAQRGLRVVLLEKNFCGSGATGKSSGFITPDSELPLRTFKEKYGAQEARKLWNFILSGVHIIKENIKKHEIDCDYQEQDTLVVATSDRAFTNEIRREYQTRQELNYESRLYTHDEIGQVITGEHYSGAVRYADTFGIHAYRYCAGMKKVLEKTGVRIYEETPVIDIKDHVVTTFGGKVQAEHIIICTDRFARSLPALKNNLYHVQTNLMISAPLSDTDIQKIFPDKLCMVWDTDLVYHYYRITGENRLLLGGARLIDTYAKKETHNNMSTAALLENYFEKKYPHFPVSFEYMWPGLIGVSKDLFPLAGRDQTMKSVYYIAAATGLPWAAALGAYSADCMLDNNAEFDPYFSPDRSFTLGPLANHLLGTRLTFALSNFLTVGSV